A DNA window from Peromyscus leucopus breed LL Stock chromosome 3, UCI_PerLeu_2.1, whole genome shotgun sequence contains the following coding sequences:
- the Dcp1b gene encoding mRNA-decapping enzyme 1B isoform X5, with amino-acid sequence MNRLSMENRTEPITKDLDFQLQDPFLLYRNATLSIYGIWFYDKEECQRIAKLMKNLTQCEQLKACHGAGAGSSPVTLSSGEGREVDILQMLTKAKDEYTKCKTCSEPKQITSSSAICDNPKLIKPVPVRPSGSQRLQEPLPNKTLDPEPQHLSLTALFGKQDKVPCHEILKPSRSFAHHHHHHHHHHYHQQEQLPVHQGVGCFLSYEEPRMLSLPVEKQLCPAIQKLMVGSTGPHPLPQHPEQWPCESGSPSPAGPVLPAPVQLGSPWNGGTAHCAQSTCRNYKLFEQLRGASGAAHKYKPCAPASPAVATQVAPCQSVAPSQLVYFSGPLPPPTPGHQDLRKEQCALPAQTLPPSGSQENSPSVLPTQELLRKLQVVHQEQQLQVASRPALAARFPVSAQSSGTEKPVEAWANKTASMENQAPLMQITSSQCAPTPVASLLMPPVVFTQSTCAPLRETDNGLMPLGSQKLPAASSSLLLPLQNWESSTVASRPLTRLQLQEALLNLIQNDDNFLSIIYEAYLFSVTQAAMKKAT; translated from the exons ATGAATAGGCTCAGCatggaaaacagaacagaacccATTACTAAAGACCTGGACTTCCAGCTCCAGGACCCTTTCCTTCTCTACAGAAATGCCACAT TGTCCATTTATGGAATTTGGTTTTATGATAAGGAAGAGTGCCAAAGAATTGCAAAACTGATGAAAAA cCTCACTCAGTGTGAGCAGTTGAAAGCCTGTCATGGAGCTGGAGCAGGATCCTCCCCAGTGACCCTGAGTTCAGGAGAGGGCAGAGAAGTAGATATCTTACAGATGCTCACCAAGGCCAAAGATGAGTACACCAAG TGTAAGACCTGCTCTGAGCCCAAACAGATAACCAGTTCTTCTGCCATCTGTGACAACCCTAAGCTTATCAAACCTGTCCCCGTGAGACCCAGTGGCAGCCAGAGGCTACAGGAACCCCTTCCCAACAAG acctTGGACCCTGAGCCCCAACACTTATCTTTGACAGCTCTATTTGGGAAACAAGACAAAGTTCCCTGTCATGAAATTCTGAAACCCTCCCGGTCCtttgcccaccaccaccaccaccatcaccaccaccactaccaccagcaaGAGCAGCTTCCAGTTCATCAAGGAGTTGGATGCTTCCTGTCCTATGAAGAGCCCAGAATGCTGTCCCTGCCTGTGGAGAAGCAGCTATGCCCAGCCATTCAGAAactcatggtggggagcacagggCCGCACCCGCTGCCACAGCACCCTGAGCAGTGGCCCTGTGAAAGTGGCAGCCCCAGTCctgcagggccagttctccctgcTCCTGTCCAGCTGGGGTCCCCCTGGAACGGAGGGACTGCACACTGTGCACAGAGCACGTGCAGAAACTACAAGCTATTCGAGCAGCTTCGAGGTGCCTCGGGGGCAGCACATAAATATAAGCCCTGTGCACCTGCCAGCCCAGCTGTGGCCACTCAGGTGGCTCCGTGCCAAAGTGTGGCCCCGTCACAGCTGGTGTATTTCAGtggcccccttcctccccccacacCAGGACATCAGGATCTCAGGAAGGAGCAGTGTGCCCTGCCAGCACAAACGCTGCCCCCCTCTGGCAGCCAGGAGAACAGCCCCAGTGTGCTCCCTACTCAGGAGCTGCTGAGAAAGCTCCAGGTAGTACATCAGGAACAGCAGCTACAGGTGGCCTCCCGGCCAGCCTTGGCAGCCAGGTTCCCCGTGTCGGCCCAGAGCTCGGGGACAGAAAAGCCTGTGGAAGCCTGGGCCAACAAGACAGCCAGCATGGAGAATCAGGCTCCTCTAATGCAG ATCACCTCATCTCAGTGTGCTCCTACTCCAGTGGCTTCTCTGCTGATGCCCCCTGTGGTTTTCACACAGTCCACCTGTGCCCCACTGAGGGAGACTGATAATGGCCTCATGCCTCTAGGAAGCCAAaaacttcctgctgcctcctccagcctccttctGCCCCTGCAGAACTGGGAATCCTCCACTGTGGCCAGCAGGCCCCTCACCAGGCTACAGCTCCAGGAGGCACTGCTGAACCTCATCCAG AATGATGACAACTTCTTAAGCATAATCTACGAAGCCTATCTCTTCAGTGTGACACAAGCAGCCATGAAAAAAGCCACGTAA
- the Dcp1b gene encoding mRNA-decapping enzyme 1B isoform X6: protein MWKEPYLFIQVSIYGIWFYDKEECQRIAKLMKNLTQCEQLKACHGAGAGSSPVTLSSGEGREVDILQMLTKAKDEYTKCKTCSEPKQITSSSAICDNPKLIKPVPVRPSGSQRLQEPLPNKTLDPEPQHLSLTALFGKQDKVPCHEILKPSRSFAHHHHHHHHHHYHQQEQLPVHQGVGCFLSYEEPRMLSLPVEKQLCPAIQKLMVGSTGPHPLPQHPEQWPCESGSPSPAGPVLPAPVQLGSPWNGGTAHCAQSTCRNYKLFEQLRGASGAAHKYKPCAPASPAVATQVAPCQSVAPSQLVYFSGPLPPPTPGHQDLRKEQCALPAQTLPPSGSQENSPSVLPTQELLRKLQVVHQEQQLQVASRPALAARFPVSAQSSGTEKPVEAWANKTASMENQAPLMQITSSQCAPTPVASLLMPPVVFTQSTCAPLRETDNGLMPLGSQKLPAASSSLLLPLQNWESSTVASRPLTRLQLQEALLNLIQNDDNFLSIIYEAYLFSVTQAAMKKAT from the exons TGTCCATTTATGGAATTTGGTTTTATGATAAGGAAGAGTGCCAAAGAATTGCAAAACTGATGAAAAA cCTCACTCAGTGTGAGCAGTTGAAAGCCTGTCATGGAGCTGGAGCAGGATCCTCCCCAGTGACCCTGAGTTCAGGAGAGGGCAGAGAAGTAGATATCTTACAGATGCTCACCAAGGCCAAAGATGAGTACACCAAG TGTAAGACCTGCTCTGAGCCCAAACAGATAACCAGTTCTTCTGCCATCTGTGACAACCCTAAGCTTATCAAACCTGTCCCCGTGAGACCCAGTGGCAGCCAGAGGCTACAGGAACCCCTTCCCAACAAG acctTGGACCCTGAGCCCCAACACTTATCTTTGACAGCTCTATTTGGGAAACAAGACAAAGTTCCCTGTCATGAAATTCTGAAACCCTCCCGGTCCtttgcccaccaccaccaccaccatcaccaccaccactaccaccagcaaGAGCAGCTTCCAGTTCATCAAGGAGTTGGATGCTTCCTGTCCTATGAAGAGCCCAGAATGCTGTCCCTGCCTGTGGAGAAGCAGCTATGCCCAGCCATTCAGAAactcatggtggggagcacagggCCGCACCCGCTGCCACAGCACCCTGAGCAGTGGCCCTGTGAAAGTGGCAGCCCCAGTCctgcagggccagttctccctgcTCCTGTCCAGCTGGGGTCCCCCTGGAACGGAGGGACTGCACACTGTGCACAGAGCACGTGCAGAAACTACAAGCTATTCGAGCAGCTTCGAGGTGCCTCGGGGGCAGCACATAAATATAAGCCCTGTGCACCTGCCAGCCCAGCTGTGGCCACTCAGGTGGCTCCGTGCCAAAGTGTGGCCCCGTCACAGCTGGTGTATTTCAGtggcccccttcctccccccacacCAGGACATCAGGATCTCAGGAAGGAGCAGTGTGCCCTGCCAGCACAAACGCTGCCCCCCTCTGGCAGCCAGGAGAACAGCCCCAGTGTGCTCCCTACTCAGGAGCTGCTGAGAAAGCTCCAGGTAGTACATCAGGAACAGCAGCTACAGGTGGCCTCCCGGCCAGCCTTGGCAGCCAGGTTCCCCGTGTCGGCCCAGAGCTCGGGGACAGAAAAGCCTGTGGAAGCCTGGGCCAACAAGACAGCCAGCATGGAGAATCAGGCTCCTCTAATGCAG ATCACCTCATCTCAGTGTGCTCCTACTCCAGTGGCTTCTCTGCTGATGCCCCCTGTGGTTTTCACACAGTCCACCTGTGCCCCACTGAGGGAGACTGATAATGGCCTCATGCCTCTAGGAAGCCAAaaacttcctgctgcctcctccagcctccttctGCCCCTGCAGAACTGGGAATCCTCCACTGTGGCCAGCAGGCCCCTCACCAGGCTACAGCTCCAGGAGGCACTGCTGAACCTCATCCAG AATGATGACAACTTCTTAAGCATAATCTACGAAGCCTATCTCTTCAGTGTGACACAAGCAGCCATGAAAAAAGCCACGTAA